A stretch of the Thermus thermophilus genome encodes the following:
- a CDS encoding PaaI family thioesterase has translation MNQEELSRVFTAPFVNHLGIRLVEAGEGWCLTEMPVGPVHLQQDGFVHAGVQATLADHTAGAAATTLVAPGEAVLTVEFKLNLLRPAQGERLRCRAQVLRGGRTLSVVESEVHTDRLVAKATVTLAIVRSLGREG, from the coding sequence ATGAACCAGGAAGAGCTTTCACGGGTGTTCACGGCGCCTTTTGTGAACCACCTGGGGATCAGGCTCGTGGAAGCCGGGGAGGGGTGGTGCCTCACGGAAATGCCCGTGGGCCCAGTCCACCTGCAGCAGGACGGCTTCGTCCACGCCGGGGTGCAGGCCACCTTGGCCGACCACACCGCAGGGGCGGCGGCCACCACCCTGGTGGCCCCGGGGGAAGCCGTCCTCACCGTGGAGTTCAAGCTCAACCTGCTCCGGCCAGCCCAAGGGGAACGCCTTCGGTGCCGGGCCCAGGTGTTGCGGGGAGGGCGGACCTTGAGCGTGGTGGAGTCCGAGGTGCACACGGACCGCCTGGTGGCCAAGGCCACGGTGACCCTGGCCATCGTGAGAAGCCTGGGAAGGGAGGGGTAG
- a CDS encoding cobalamin B12-binding domain-containing protein, with amino-acid sequence MADVDRRIRVLIAKPGLDGHDRGAKVVARALRDAGMEVIYTGLRQTPEMIVSAAIQEDVDAIGLSILSGAHMHYFREVKRLLDEQGASDILLFGGGIIPDEDVPKLKALGVAAVFGPGTSTQEIVDFLKKAVPERWKAQGLA; translated from the coding sequence ATGGCAGACGTGGACAGGCGGATACGGGTCCTCATCGCTAAGCCGGGCCTGGACGGCCACGACCGGGGGGCCAAGGTGGTGGCCCGGGCCCTCAGGGACGCGGGGATGGAGGTCATCTATACGGGGCTAAGGCAGACCCCGGAGATGATCGTCTCCGCCGCCATCCAGGAGGACGTGGACGCCATTGGGCTTTCCATCCTCTCCGGGGCCCACATGCACTACTTCCGCGAGGTGAAGCGCCTTTTGGACGAGCAGGGGGCCTCGGACATCCTCCTCTTCGGCGGGGGGATCATCCCCGACGAGGACGTGCCCAAGCTGAAGGCGCTGGGCGTGGCCGCCGTCTTCGGTCCCGGCACCAGCACCCAGGAGATCGTGGACTTCCTGAAGAAGGCGGTGCCGGAGCGCTGGAAGGCCCAGGGGCTCGCATGA
- a CDS encoding PaaI family thioesterase encodes MKAIQLYYPPEWAHCYGCGYLNAHGLHIQTYWDPEKGESETRFTPRPYHTAIPGFVYGGLLASLVDCHSTATAAAAKAQAEGLSLEATPLRFVTASLKVDFLKPTPLGPGLRLVGRPKEVKGRKVVVETELYADGTLTVRGEAVLVQIAEGFGGGAG; translated from the coding sequence ATGAAGGCCATCCAGCTCTACTACCCCCCGGAGTGGGCCCACTGCTACGGGTGCGGCTACCTGAACGCCCACGGCCTCCACATCCAGACCTACTGGGACCCGGAGAAGGGGGAGAGCGAGACCCGCTTCACCCCCCGCCCCTACCACACCGCCATCCCCGGCTTCGTCTACGGGGGGCTTCTCGCCTCCCTGGTGGACTGCCACTCCACCGCCACCGCGGCCGCGGCCAAGGCCCAGGCCGAGGGGCTTTCCCTGGAGGCCACCCCTCTCCGCTTCGTCACCGCGAGCCTCAAGGTGGACTTCCTCAAGCCCACCCCCCTGGGGCCGGGCCTCCGCCTCGTGGGCCGGCCCAAGGAGGTGAAGGGGAGGAAGGTGGTGGTGGAGACGGAGCTCTACGCGGACGGAACGCTCACGGTCCGGGGGGAGGCGGTCCTGGTTCAGATCGCCGAGGGCTTCGGCGGCGGGGCGGGCTAG
- the ffh gene encoding signal recognition particle protein — protein sequence MFQQLAARLQEAIDRLRGRGRITEEDLKGTLREIRRALIEADVNLEVARAFVEEVRERALGRKVLESLTPAEVVLATVYEALKEALGGEPKHPQLKDRNVWFLVGLQGSGKTTTAAKLALYYKGKGRRPLLVAADTQRPAAREQLRVLGEKVGVPVLEVQDGESPESIRRRVEERARLEVRDLVLVDTAGRLQIDERLMEELVRLKAALRPDEVLLVLDAMTGQEALSVAQAFDERVGVTGLVLTKLDGDARGGAALSARRVTGKPIYFAGVSERPEGLEPFYPDRLAGRILGMGDVATLAEKVRQAGLEAEAPKSAKELTLEDFLKQMQNLKRLGSFSELLKLLPGVSRALPQGFQVDERAFKRLEAIVLSMTPEERKDPRILNASRRRRIAKGSGTTVQEVNRLVKAFEEAKALMKSLERRKGRGLMGMFRR from the coding sequence ATGTTCCAGCAACTGGCCGCGCGACTCCAGGAGGCCATTGACCGGCTCAGGGGCCGGGGCCGGATCACGGAGGAGGACCTGAAGGGGACCCTCCGGGAGATCCGCCGCGCCCTCATTGAGGCCGACGTGAACCTGGAGGTGGCCCGGGCCTTCGTGGAGGAGGTGCGGGAGCGGGCCCTGGGGCGGAAGGTCCTGGAGAGCCTCACCCCGGCCGAGGTGGTCCTGGCCACGGTCTACGAGGCCCTGAAGGAGGCCCTGGGCGGGGAGCCCAAGCATCCCCAGCTGAAGGACCGGAACGTCTGGTTCCTCGTGGGGCTCCAGGGGTCGGGGAAGACCACCACCGCCGCCAAGCTCGCCCTTTACTACAAGGGGAAGGGGCGGCGCCCCTTACTGGTGGCGGCGGACACCCAGCGCCCGGCGGCGCGGGAGCAGCTCCGCGTCCTGGGGGAGAAGGTGGGGGTGCCGGTCCTCGAGGTCCAGGACGGGGAAAGCCCCGAGTCCATCCGGCGGCGGGTGGAGGAGCGGGCCCGCCTGGAGGTGCGGGACCTCGTCCTGGTGGACACCGCCGGCCGCCTCCAGATTGACGAGCGCCTCATGGAGGAGCTCGTGCGCCTCAAGGCGGCGCTGCGCCCCGACGAGGTCCTCCTCGTCCTGGATGCCATGACGGGCCAGGAGGCCCTCTCCGTGGCCCAGGCTTTTGACGAGCGGGTGGGGGTCACGGGCCTCGTCCTCACCAAGCTGGACGGGGACGCCCGGGGCGGGGCGGCCCTCTCCGCGCGGCGGGTCACGGGCAAGCCCATCTACTTCGCCGGGGTTTCCGAGCGGCCGGAGGGCCTGGAGCCCTTCTACCCCGACCGCCTCGCGGGCAGGATCCTCGGCATGGGGGACGTGGCCACCCTGGCGGAGAAGGTGCGCCAGGCGGGCCTCGAGGCCGAGGCGCCCAAGTCCGCCAAGGAGCTCACCCTGGAGGACTTCCTCAAGCAGATGCAGAACCTCAAGCGGCTGGGCTCCTTCTCCGAGCTCCTAAAGCTTCTTCCCGGGGTGAGCCGGGCCCTGCCCCAGGGGTTCCAGGTGGACGAGCGGGCCTTCAAGCGCCTGGAGGCCATCGTCCTCTCCATGACCCCGGAGGAGCGCAAGGACCCCCGGATCCTCAACGCCTCCCGCAGGCGGCGCATCGCCAAAGGAAGCGGCACCACGGTTCAGGAGGTCAACCGGCTGGTCAAGGCCTTTGAGGAAGCCAAGGCCCTGATGAAGTCCCTGGAGCGTCGCAAGGGCCGGGGACTCATGGGAATGTTCAGGAGGTAA
- the rpsP gene encoding 30S ribosomal protein S16, which yields MVKIRLARFGSKHNPHYRIVVADARRKRDGKYIEKIGYYDPRKTTPDWLKVDVERARYWLSVGAQPTDTARRLLRQAGVFRQEAQEGA from the coding sequence ATGGTCAAGATCCGTCTGGCTCGGTTTGGTTCCAAGCACAACCCCCACTACCGCATCGTGGTCGCCGACGCCCGCAGGAAGCGGGACGGCAAGTACATTGAGAAGATCGGCTACTACGACCCCCGGAAGACCACGCCCGACTGGCTCAAGGTGGACGTGGAGCGGGCCCGGTACTGGCTTTCCGTGGGCGCCCAGCCCACGGACACCGCCCGCAGGCTCCTCCGCCAGGCGGGGGTCTTTCGGCAGGAGGCCCAGGAGGGCGCCTGA
- a CDS encoding KH domain-containing protein: MKDVVEYLVRYLVDRPEAVRVQVRRGKEGTVYLVEVAPEDKGRLIGKGGRVIESLRTVVRAYAKRKVGVEVR; encoded by the coding sequence ATGAAGGACGTGGTGGAGTACCTGGTGCGCTACCTGGTGGACCGCCCCGAGGCGGTGCGGGTTCAGGTGCGTAGGGGCAAGGAGGGCACGGTCTACCTGGTGGAGGTCGCCCCGGAGGACAAGGGGCGGCTCATCGGCAAAGGGGGGAGGGTCATTGAGTCCCTCCGCACCGTGGTCCGGGCGTACGCCAAGCGCAAGGTGGGCGTGGAGGTGCGCTGA
- the rimM gene encoding ribosome maturation factor RimM (Essential for efficient processing of 16S rRNA), with translation MRLVEIGRFGAPYALKGGLRFRGEPVVLHLERVYVEGHGWRAIEDLYRVGEELVVHLAGVTDRTLAEALVGLRVYAEVADLPPLEEGRYYYFALIGLPVYVEGRQVGEVVDILDAGAQDVLIIRGVGERLRDRAERLVPLQAPYVRVEEGGIHVDPIPGLFD, from the coding sequence ATGCGCCTGGTGGAGATCGGCCGGTTCGGCGCCCCTTACGCCCTGAAAGGGGGCCTTAGGTTCCGGGGAGAGCCCGTGGTGCTCCATTTGGAACGGGTCTACGTGGAAGGCCACGGGTGGCGGGCCATTGAGGACCTCTACCGGGTGGGGGAGGAGCTGGTGGTCCACCTGGCGGGCGTCACCGACCGCACCCTGGCCGAGGCCCTGGTGGGGCTTCGCGTCTACGCGGAGGTGGCCGACCTCCCCCCCTTGGAGGAGGGGCGGTACTACTACTTCGCCCTCATCGGCCTGCCCGTGTACGTGGAGGGGCGGCAGGTGGGGGAGGTGGTGGACATCCTGGACGCCGGGGCCCAGGACGTCCTCATCATCCGGGGCGTAGGGGAGAGGCTCAGGGACCGGGCCGAGCGGCTCGTGCCCCTGCAGGCCCCCTACGTGCGGGTGGAGGAGGGGGGCATCCACGTGGACCCCATCCCCGGCCTCTTTGACTGA
- the trmD gene encoding tRNA (guanosine(37)-N1)-methyltransferase TrmD, which produces MRYTVITLFPNLVRPWLEESLLKKALERGLIQVEVVDLRAFGLGRHRTVDDTPYGGGAGMVIRPDVAVAALERALPADEVVLLSPAGRPFTQKVAEELAGKEHLVLLAGRYEGFDARVEAFATRILSIGDYVLMGGEVAALAVLEATARLVPGVIGDPQSHREDSFVRGLLDYPQYTRPPEFRGLRVPEVLLSGHHQEVERWRRQEALRRTLALRPELVARAPLSLLEARLLAEMDREE; this is translated from the coding sequence ATGCGCTACACCGTCATCACCCTTTTCCCCAACCTCGTCCGCCCCTGGCTGGAGGAGTCCCTCCTGAAGAAGGCCCTGGAGCGGGGCCTGATCCAGGTGGAGGTGGTGGACCTCAGGGCCTTCGGCCTCGGCCGGCACCGCACGGTGGACGACACCCCTTACGGCGGCGGGGCGGGGATGGTGATCCGTCCCGACGTGGCGGTGGCGGCCCTGGAGCGGGCGCTCCCGGCGGACGAGGTGGTGCTCCTCTCCCCGGCGGGGAGGCCTTTCACGCAGAAGGTGGCGGAGGAGCTCGCCGGAAAGGAGCACCTCGTCCTCCTGGCCGGCCGCTACGAGGGGTTTGACGCCAGGGTAGAGGCCTTCGCCACCCGGATCCTCTCCATCGGGGACTACGTCCTCATGGGAGGGGAGGTGGCGGCCCTGGCGGTCCTCGAGGCCACCGCCCGCCTCGTCCCCGGGGTGATCGGGGACCCGCAAAGCCACCGGGAGGACTCCTTCGTCCGCGGCCTTCTGGACTACCCCCAGTACACCCGCCCCCCCGAGTTCCGGGGGCTTAGGGTGCCCGAGGTCCTCCTTTCGGGCCACCATCAAGAGGTGGAGAGGTGGCGGCGGCAGGAGGCCTTGCGCCGCACCCTGGCCCTGCGGCCCGAGCTCGTCGCCCGGGCGCCCCTTAGCCTCTTGGAGGCCCGCTTGCTTGCGGAAATGGATCGGGAGGAGTAA
- the rplS gene encoding 50S ribosomal protein L19 — protein MNRGALIKLVESRYVRTDLPEFRPGDTVRVSYQVKEGNRTRIQDFEGIVIRIRRNGFNTTFTVRKMSYGVGVERIFPLHSPLIQKIEIVQRGRARRAKLYFIRNLSDREIRRKLRADRKRIDQDRAAERAAKEEAQKPEASQE, from the coding sequence ATGAACCGAGGAGCGCTCATCAAGTTGGTGGAGTCCCGCTACGTTCGCACGGACCTTCCCGAGTTCCGTCCCGGCGACACCGTCCGGGTGTCCTACCAGGTCAAGGAAGGCAACCGCACCCGCATCCAGGACTTTGAGGGCATCGTGATCCGCATCCGCCGCAACGGCTTCAACACCACCTTCACCGTGCGGAAGATGAGCTACGGCGTGGGCGTGGAGCGCATCTTCCCCCTGCACTCCCCCCTCATCCAGAAGATTGAAATCGTCCAGCGGGGCCGCGCGCGCCGGGCTAAGCTCTACTTCATCCGCAACCTCTCCGACCGGGAGATCCGCCGCAAGCTCCGGGCCGACCGGAAGCGGATTGACCAGGACCGGGCCGCCGAGCGGGCCGCCAAGGAGGAGGCCCAGAAGCCCGAGGCTTCCCAGGAGTAA
- a CDS encoding response regulator transcription factor — protein MRLLVADDHPLFRLGLKVALEAEGLEVVAEAGTGEEALAQALEKAPDAVLLDLRMPGMDGLTCARRLREMGYRGLVILLTTYQEPALLLEAHKAGADAYLSKELSAPELKRRLLRIRQGEERFTPPDIPALTPREEEVLRLLAEGLSTKEIARALRLSPETVRSHLESLYAKLEARNRVEALSRARSLGFLS, from the coding sequence GTGCGCCTCCTTGTGGCGGACGACCACCCCCTCTTCCGCCTGGGGCTCAAGGTGGCCCTCGAGGCGGAGGGCCTCGAGGTGGTGGCGGAGGCGGGCACCGGGGAGGAGGCCCTGGCCCAGGCCCTGGAGAAGGCTCCCGATGCCGTCCTCCTGGACCTGCGCATGCCGGGGATGGACGGCCTCACCTGCGCCCGGCGCCTGCGGGAGATGGGCTACCGCGGCCTCGTCATCCTCCTCACCACCTACCAGGAGCCCGCCCTGCTCCTGGAGGCCCACAAGGCGGGGGCCGACGCCTATCTCTCCAAGGAGCTCTCGGCCCCGGAGCTCAAGCGGCGGCTTCTCCGGATCCGGCAGGGCGAGGAGCGGTTCACCCCCCCCGACATCCCGGCCCTCACCCCGCGGGAAGAGGAGGTGCTCCGCCTCCTGGCCGAGGGCCTTTCCACCAAGGAGATCGCCCGGGCCCTCCGCCTCTCTCCGGAGACGGTGCGGAGCCACCTGGAAAGCCTCTACGCCAAGCTGGAAGCCCGCAACCGGGTGGAGGCCCTCTCCCGGGCCCGGTCTTTGGGCTTCCTTTCCTAA
- the sdaAA gene encoding L-serine ammonia-lyase, iron-sulfur-dependent, subunit alpha → MPLTLNQLAELSGRASEHVLAEEVEETGTPAEEILARLRERLAVMRDSVRRGLASDAPSVAGLVGKNAKTLWEAPDPLRDPLLKRVQAYAMAVNEENARMGRIVAAPTAGSAGTLPGALLGVADHLGIPDEELLMPLVLAGGVAKMIGRVIHIAGASGGCQAEIGSSAAMAAAAVTELLGGTPEASAHAAALALQNTLGLVCDPVGGFVEVPCVMRNGFYAVHAVSAASMALAGIRSVIPPDEVVLAMAGIGRLLPLELKETGLGGLADTPTGRRLAEEALKKT, encoded by the coding sequence ATGCCCCTTACCCTGAACCAGCTGGCCGAGCTTTCCGGCCGGGCCTCGGAGCACGTGCTCGCCGAGGAGGTGGAGGAGACGGGGACGCCTGCGGAGGAGATCCTGGCGCGCCTAAGGGAGCGCCTCGCCGTGATGCGGGACTCGGTGCGGCGGGGCCTCGCTTCCGATGCCCCCAGCGTGGCGGGCCTGGTGGGGAAGAACGCCAAAACCCTCTGGGAGGCCCCTGACCCCTTGCGGGACCCCCTTCTCAAGCGGGTACAGGCCTACGCCATGGCCGTGAACGAGGAGAACGCCCGCATGGGGCGGATCGTGGCCGCCCCCACGGCAGGAAGCGCCGGGACGCTTCCCGGGGCCCTTTTGGGCGTGGCGGACCACCTGGGGATCCCCGACGAAGAGCTCCTCATGCCCCTGGTCCTCGCCGGGGGGGTAGCGAAGATGATCGGCCGGGTGATCCACATCGCCGGGGCAAGCGGGGGATGCCAGGCCGAGATCGGCTCCAGCGCCGCCATGGCCGCGGCGGCCGTCACCGAGCTTTTAGGCGGCACCCCGGAGGCCTCGGCCCACGCGGCGGCTTTGGCCCTGCAGAACACCCTGGGCCTGGTCTGCGACCCCGTGGGGGGGTTCGTGGAGGTGCCCTGCGTGATGCGGAACGGCTTCTACGCCGTCCACGCGGTGAGCGCCGCCTCCATGGCCCTTGCGGGGATCCGGAGCGTGATCCCGCCCGACGAGGTGGTCCTGGCTATGGCGGGCATCGGCCGCCTCCTCCCCCTGGAGCTCAAGGAAACCGGCCTGGGGGGCTTGGCGGACACCCCCACAGGCCGGAGGCTGGCGGAAGAGGCGCTGAAGAAGACGTAG
- a CDS encoding sulfurtransferase, translating to MGYAHPEVLVSTDWVQEHLEDPKVRVLEVDEDILLYDTGHIPGAQKIDWQRDFWDPVVRDFISEEEFAKLMERLGISNDTTVVLYGDKNNWWAAYAFWFFKYNGHKDVRLMNGGRQKWVEEGRPLTTEIPSYPPGRYEVPYRDESIRAYRDDVLEHIIKVKEGKGALVDVRSPQEYRGELTHMPDYPQEGALRAGHIPGAKNIPWAKAVNPDGTFKSAEELRALYEPLGITKDKDIVVYCRIAERSSHSWFVLKYLLGYPHVKNYDGSWTEWGNLVGVPIAKGEE from the coding sequence ATGGGATACGCCCACCCCGAGGTTCTGGTGAGCACCGACTGGGTCCAGGAGCACCTGGAGGACCCCAAGGTACGGGTCCTCGAGGTGGACGAGGACATCCTCCTCTACGACACCGGGCACATCCCGGGGGCCCAGAAGATTGACTGGCAGCGGGACTTCTGGGACCCGGTGGTCCGGGACTTCATCAGCGAGGAGGAGTTCGCCAAGCTCATGGAAAGGCTCGGCATCTCCAACGACACCACCGTGGTCCTCTACGGGGACAAGAACAACTGGTGGGCCGCCTACGCCTTCTGGTTCTTCAAGTACAACGGCCACAAGGACGTGCGGCTCATGAACGGGGGACGGCAGAAGTGGGTGGAAGAAGGCCGCCCCCTCACCACCGAGATCCCCTCCTATCCCCCGGGGCGCTACGAGGTCCCCTACCGGGACGAGTCCATCCGGGCCTACCGGGACGACGTCCTGGAGCACATCATCAAGGTGAAAGAAGGCAAGGGCGCCCTGGTGGACGTGCGTAGCCCCCAGGAGTACCGCGGGGAGCTCACCCACATGCCCGACTACCCCCAGGAGGGGGCCCTCCGCGCCGGCCACATCCCCGGGGCGAAGAACATCCCCTGGGCCAAGGCGGTGAACCCCGACGGCACCTTCAAAAGCGCCGAGGAACTCCGGGCCCTCTACGAGCCCCTTGGGATCACCAAAGACAAGGACATCGTCGTCTACTGCCGCATCGCCGAGCGGTCCAGCCACTCCTGGTTCGTCCTCAAGTACCTCCTGGGCTACCCCCACGTGAAGAACTACGACGGCTCCTGGACCGAGTGGGGCAACCTGGTGGGGGTGCCCATCGCTAAAGGCGAGGAGTAG
- a CDS encoding site-specific integrase, with the protein MRRRGKGGGSVFYHEGKGKWIAQLTWVDPATGRKVKREKHCETRKEAERALADMVAAQAKGLLTDPSRLTTRDFALEYLKRLEREGLRPNSIRLALDELAHALPSLKDPKAHDPLGRMRLQEVKPVHVRAAVDRVVEAGYAPRTVGRVLMRLKALFREALRLELVARNPAEAVRLRLPKGEKAARALEPHEVARLLEAAEASRSKDMALLLRLMLETGLRRGEALALQWRDIDLEAGELTVWRAWVKVAGRGAFSEPKTPTAKRKVPLPRGLLLRLRARREELLARLTPEEVDGLFLVGGVKPVDPDAFNHYLRRLAERAGLGRVRVHDLRHTWATLALSRGVPLEVVSERLGHASPTITLNVYRHLLEEERRGWVLDLEELLYPAPRAQA; encoded by the coding sequence ATGCGAAGGCGCGGCAAAGGGGGCGGAAGCGTCTTCTACCACGAGGGCAAGGGGAAGTGGATAGCCCAGCTCACCTGGGTAGACCCCGCCACGGGCCGGAAGGTCAAGCGGGAGAAGCATTGCGAAACCCGCAAGGAGGCCGAAAGGGCCCTGGCGGATATGGTGGCCGCCCAGGCCAAAGGGCTCCTCACCGACCCCTCCAGGCTCACCACGCGGGACTTCGCCCTGGAGTACCTGAAACGCCTGGAGCGGGAGGGGCTTAGGCCGAACTCCATCCGCCTGGCCTTGGACGAGCTGGCCCACGCCCTCCCCTCCCTCAAGGACCCCAAGGCCCACGACCCCCTGGGCCGCATGCGGCTCCAGGAGGTGAAGCCGGTCCATGTGCGGGCCGCCGTGGACCGGGTGGTGGAAGCAGGCTACGCCCCCCGCACCGTGGGCCGGGTGCTCATGCGGCTCAAGGCCCTCTTCCGGGAGGCCCTACGGCTGGAACTGGTGGCCAGAAACCCCGCCGAAGCCGTGAGGTTGCGCCTGCCCAAGGGGGAGAAGGCGGCCAGGGCCCTGGAGCCCCACGAGGTGGCCCGGCTTCTGGAGGCCGCCGAAGCCTCCCGGTCCAAGGACATGGCCCTGCTCCTCCGGCTCATGCTGGAAACCGGGCTCCGCCGGGGCGAGGCCCTGGCCCTGCAGTGGCGGGACATAGACCTGGAGGCCGGGGAGCTTACCGTGTGGCGGGCTTGGGTAAAGGTGGCCGGAAGGGGAGCCTTCTCCGAGCCCAAGACCCCCACGGCCAAGCGCAAGGTGCCCTTGCCCCGTGGCCTCCTCCTTCGCCTCAGGGCCCGGAGGGAGGAGCTTCTGGCGAGGCTCACCCCGGAGGAGGTGGACGGGCTCTTCCTGGTGGGCGGGGTAAAGCCCGTGGATCCGGACGCGTTCAACCACTACCTGCGCCGCCTGGCGGAAAGGGCGGGCTTGGGCCGGGTGAGGGTGCACGACCTCAGGCACACCTGGGCCACCCTGGCCCTCTCCCGGGGCGTGCCCCTGGAGGTGGTGAGCGAAAGGCTGGGCCACGCCAGCCCCACCATCACCCTGAATGTGTACCGCCACCTTCTGGAGGAGGAGCGCCGGGGGTGGGTGCTGGACCTGGAAGAACTTCTCTACCCCGCCCCCCGCGCCCAAGCCTGA
- a CDS encoding helix-turn-helix domain-containing protein has protein sequence MQGEVLTVEEVAKLLRVSRKTVEKLIYAKKLHAVKVGRVWRIPRAAVEAFLEGKEYREP, from the coding sequence ATGCAAGGAGAAGTCTTGACCGTGGAGGAAGTGGCCAAGCTCCTCCGGGTTAGCCGCAAGACGGTGGAAAAGCTCATCTACGCCAAAAAGCTCCACGCGGTGAAGGTGGGCCGGGTTTGGCGCATCCCGAGGGCCGCCGTGGAGGCGTTCTTGGAGGGGAAGGAGTACCGTGAACCTTAG
- a CDS encoding IS4 family transposase: protein MPPTTPLSQVITLWVHKVFASLRKTIRSNLALFLSTLLTTPLDPTLSDLARRTPLPTLAQSRLNRLWRFLHHPTLQDPWALTEALLPLLVPRFPKDRPLPLIVDWTFTEDGRHQALVAALPLKGRALVVAFALHPLSPFPSQNRVEEEFLHRLGRAVQDLGYTPLFLLDRGFDRVSLMRKLQGWGMGFLIRLRQNREVEPQGGKRLPLKEGYRRVVHPLREEVRLFGHGGEGVEVTLLVYPGGRDPWYLAYSGPFGGEPPYGWRMWIEEGFRDLKGQGFGLDRHRLRTGASLRGWLWLLALGMALLVLLGARLQGREWLPRLLAHPERQSLFRLGRIALAQGPPPWREAVVEELVRLLQELGGGK from the coding sequence GTGCCGCCCACCACCCCCCTTTCCCAAGTTATCACCCTCTGGGTCCATAAGGTCTTCGCCTCCCTCAGGAAAACCATCCGCTCCAACCTCGCCCTCTTCCTGTCCACCCTCCTCACTACCCCCCTGGACCCCACCCTCTCCGACCTCGCCCGCAGAACCCCCCTCCCCACCCTGGCCCAAAGCCGCCTCAATCGCCTCTGGCGCTTCCTCCATCACCCCACCCTGCAAGACCCCTGGGCCCTCACCGAAGCCCTCCTCCCCCTCCTCGTCCCTCGTTTCCCCAAAGACCGCCCCCTCCCCCTCATCGTGGACTGGACCTTCACAGAGGACGGTAGGCACCAAGCCCTGGTGGCCGCCCTTCCCCTCAAGGGAAGGGCCCTGGTGGTGGCCTTCGCTCTTCACCCCCTCTCCCCTTTCCCCAGTCAAAACCGGGTGGAGGAGGAGTTCCTCCACCGCCTGGGCCGCGCCGTCCAGGACCTGGGATATACCCCCCTCTTCCTCCTGGACCGCGGCTTTGACCGGGTCTCCCTGATGCGAAAGCTCCAGGGGTGGGGCATGGGCTTCCTCATCCGCCTGCGGCAGAACCGGGAGGTGGAACCCCAAGGGGGGAAGCGCCTTCCCCTGAAGGAGGGCTACCGGCGTGTGGTCCACCCCCTGCGGGAGGAGGTCCGCCTTTTCGGACACGGTGGGGAGGGGGTAGAAGTCACCCTCCTGGTGTACCCAGGGGGTCGGGATCCCTGGTATCTGGCCTATTCGGGCCCTTTTGGGGGGGAGCCGCCCTATGGGTGGCGGATGTGGATTGAAGAGGGGTTTAGGGACCTGAAGGGGCAGGGGTTTGGGCTGGACCGCCATCGGCTGCGGACGGGGGCGAGCCTCAGGGGGTGGTTATGGCTTCTGGCCTTGGGGATGGCGCTCTTGGTCCTTCTGGGGGCGCGCTTGCAGGGCAGGGAATGGCTTCCCCGGCTTCTGGCCCATCCCGAGCGGCAAAGCCTCTTCCGTCTGGGCCGGATCGCCCTGGCCCAGGGGCCCCCGCCTTGGAGGGAAGCAGTGGTGGAGGAGCTGGTCAGGTTGCTTCAGGAACTGGGGGGAGGAAAGTGA